Proteins encoded within one genomic window of Acidiferrobacter thiooxydans:
- a CDS encoding rhodanese-like domain-containing protein, which produces MPMTIGDFVARARSRIHEIPAEELDNLLEDNEAILVIDVREPAEFASGHIPGAILIPRGTLEGAADPTSPHRVEPLCSAQERLVVVYCESGARSALATDTLQQMGFGDVRNLAGGCVLWEAEGLPLVTDD; this is translated from the coding sequence ATGCCCATGACCATCGGCGACTTCGTCGCCCGTGCCCGCAGCCGCATCCATGAGATCCCCGCCGAGGAACTCGACAATCTCCTCGAGGACAACGAGGCCATACTCGTGATCGACGTGCGCGAACCCGCGGAGTTCGCATCCGGACATATCCCCGGGGCGATCCTGATCCCGCGCGGGACGCTCGAGGGGGCCGCCGACCCTACGAGCCCGCATCGCGTCGAGCCCCTGTGCTCGGCCCAGGAGCGGCTGGTAGTGGTGTATTGCGAATCGGGGGCGCGCAGCGCGCTCGCCACCGACACCCTCCAGCAGATGGGCTTTGGCGATGTCCGTAATCTCGCCGGCGGCTGTGTCTTGTGGGAGGCGGAGGGCCTGCCGCTCGTGACAGACGACTGA
- a CDS encoding carbohydrate kinase family protein, which produces MTALICGSFAFDTIMVFPDKFGRHILPDRLHILNVSFMVPSMRREFGGCAGNIAYNLNAIGGRALPMGTVGEDFLPYAQWMDRHGIARTHVVEVPGTYTAQAFITTDLDDNQITAFHPGAMAESHRNRVADAAGVTLGIVSPDGRQGMIDHARQFAEAGIPFIFDPGQGLPMFDGPELLSFIDQADYVCVNDYEAGLLAVRTGLDVAALADRVRAFIVTKGAEGSEIRASGRIHHIPAVRAERISDPTGCGDAYRAGLLFGLGQGFDWETTGRVAALLGALKIAHAGTQNHAVDPETFRARFADVFGYRLNGG; this is translated from the coding sequence ATGACAGCACTTATTTGCGGATCTTTCGCGTTCGACACGATCATGGTCTTTCCGGACAAGTTCGGGCGGCACATCCTCCCCGACCGGCTCCACATCCTGAACGTGTCATTCATGGTACCGAGCATGCGCCGCGAGTTCGGCGGTTGCGCTGGCAACATCGCCTATAATCTGAATGCGATCGGCGGCCGGGCGCTTCCCATGGGGACCGTGGGCGAGGACTTTCTGCCCTACGCCCAATGGATGGACCGTCATGGCATCGCACGCACGCATGTGGTCGAGGTGCCGGGGACCTACACCGCCCAGGCCTTCATCACCACCGATCTGGACGACAACCAGATCACGGCCTTTCACCCTGGCGCCATGGCCGAGTCGCATCGCAACCGCGTGGCCGATGCCGCTGGCGTGACGCTTGGGATCGTGTCGCCCGACGGACGTCAGGGCATGATCGATCATGCCCGGCAGTTCGCCGAGGCCGGCATTCCGTTTATCTTCGATCCGGGTCAGGGCCTGCCGATGTTCGACGGCCCCGAGCTCCTGTCCTTCATCGATCAGGCGGACTATGTGTGTGTGAACGACTACGAGGCGGGGCTGCTGGCCGTGCGCACCGGGCTCGATGTCGCAGCCCTCGCCGACCGGGTGCGAGCCTTCATCGTCACGAAAGGTGCCGAGGGTTCGGAGATCCGCGCCTCCGGCCGCATCCATCACATCCCGGCGGTACGCGCCGAGCGCATCTCTGACCCCACCGGCTGCGGCGACGCCTATCGCGCCGGCCTACTGTTCGGACTCGGGCAGGGTTTTGATTGGGAGACCACCGGGCGCGTCGCCGCGCTCCTGGGCGCCCTGAAGATCGCGCACGCCGGGACACAGAACCACGCGGTCGACCCCGAGACCTTTCGCGCGCGTTTCGCGGATGTCTTCGGGTACCGCCTGAACGGAGGGTAG
- a CDS encoding class I SAM-dependent rRNA methyltransferase, which produces MSLPVIRLRPREDRRLRAGHLWVFSNEIDCDTTPLTAFTPGDAVQIESAHGRCLGVGYVNPRSLISVRIVSANPHAVIGRDLLVARLQEALAWRERLYTAPFYRLAFGEADGLPGLVVDRYGDALVAQFTTAGMERLKTDVIEALDQVVRPTSILVRNDTASRALEGLPSYVEAALGEPPAEVTVVEGDCRFRVALGVGQKTGWFYDQRPNRTRLLPYVAHARVLDLFSYVGGFGIQAAAHGADHATLVDASDRALSYARGNAADNGVAAQIATVHGDVFEVLRELRAAGERFDVVVVDPPALIKRRKDYEAGLGAYQRLNEAALAVLGAEGVLLSASCSYHLERHTLARVVAQAATRLRRAIQFADEGGQGPDHPIHPAIPETAYLKAFVARSLSVL; this is translated from the coding sequence ATGTCTCTCCCTGTCATTCGATTGCGGCCGCGCGAGGACCGGCGCCTGCGCGCCGGCCATCTGTGGGTTTTCAGCAATGAGATCGATTGCGATACCACACCCCTTACGGCATTCACACCGGGCGATGCCGTGCAGATTGAGAGCGCGCATGGCCGCTGTCTGGGTGTGGGTTATGTGAATCCGCGATCGCTCATAAGCGTGCGTATCGTGAGCGCAAATCCGCACGCCGTGATCGGCCGTGATCTCCTCGTGGCGCGATTGCAAGAGGCGCTCGCCTGGCGCGAGCGCCTCTACACCGCCCCCTTTTATCGGTTGGCCTTCGGCGAGGCCGATGGATTGCCGGGCCTCGTCGTCGACCGTTACGGCGATGCGCTGGTCGCCCAGTTCACGACCGCCGGCATGGAGCGCCTGAAGACGGATGTGATCGAGGCCCTGGATCAGGTGGTCCGCCCGACCAGCATCCTCGTGCGCAACGATACCGCAAGCCGCGCGCTCGAGGGTCTGCCTTCCTATGTCGAGGCGGCGCTCGGTGAGCCGCCGGCCGAGGTCACGGTCGTCGAGGGCGACTGCCGGTTTCGTGTGGCCTTGGGGGTGGGCCAGAAGACCGGATGGTTTTACGACCAGCGCCCAAACCGGACGCGGCTCTTGCCCTATGTGGCGCACGCCCGGGTCCTGGATCTCTTCAGTTATGTCGGCGGTTTCGGGATCCAGGCCGCCGCCCACGGCGCCGATCATGCGACGCTCGTGGATGCCTCCGACCGGGCGCTATCCTATGCGCGCGGCAATGCCGCCGATAATGGCGTGGCCGCGCAGATCGCCACCGTCCACGGGGATGTCTTCGAGGTCTTGCGCGAGCTGCGTGCCGCCGGCGAGCGTTTCGATGTGGTGGTCGTGGATCCACCCGCCCTCATCAAGCGCCGCAAGGATTACGAGGCCGGGCTTGGCGCCTACCAAAGGCTCAATGAGGCAGCGCTCGCGGTCCTTGGCGCAGAGGGTGTGTTGCTGTCGGCCTCGTGTTCCTATCACCTCGAGCGCCACACTCTGGCGCGGGTCGTGGCGCAGGCCGCTACGCGCCTGCGACGCGCAATCCAATTCGCAGACGAAGGCGGGCAGGGCCCCGACCATCCGATCCATCCGGCGATCCCAGAGACCGCCTATCTGAAGGCCTTTGTCGCGCGCTCCTTGTCGGTCCTCTAA
- a CDS encoding outer membrane beta-barrel protein, which translates to MIRKGALVKTGIMAAFTLAPVVASAHYWGAPQSGLYIGAGGGGARNRNLSSSIPGPFVNFKRTQPAWKAFIGYAFNRFFAIQGGYQNLGTDSIGTPVGSEKIRNRGYDVNGLLSFPFTPVFSLFIEGGGSRFRTRTVTPVSTTLTYDGTHPDYGAGVQINLARHLALRGQWQQFLIPHNDTQFYSGSLLFRF; encoded by the coding sequence ATGATAAGGAAAGGAGCACTCGTCAAGACAGGGATTATGGCGGCGTTTACGCTCGCGCCAGTGGTCGCTTCGGCCCATTACTGGGGCGCACCGCAATCAGGCCTCTATATCGGCGCCGGCGGCGGCGGGGCACGCAATCGCAATCTGAGTTCCAGCATCCCGGGGCCGTTTGTCAATTTCAAGCGCACCCAGCCTGCCTGGAAGGCCTTCATCGGCTATGCGTTCAACCGTTTTTTTGCGATCCAGGGCGGCTACCAGAACTTAGGCACGGACAGCATCGGCACGCCCGTGGGTTCCGAGAAGATCCGCAATCGCGGTTATGACGTCAACGGGCTGCTCAGTTTTCCGTTCACGCCGGTCTTCTCACTCTTTATCGAAGGCGGCGGTTCGCGATTCCGCACGCGCACGGTCACCCCGGTCTCCACGACCTTGACCTATGACGGCACGCATCCTGATTACGGCGCCGGCGTACAGATCAACCTCGCGCGCCATCTGGCCCTGCGAGGACAATGGCAGCAATTTCTCATCCCCCATAACGATACGCAGTTCTACAGCGGCAGCCTGCTGTTTCGCTTCTAG